Proteins from a single region of Anaerolineae bacterium:
- a CDS encoding DUF86 domain-containing protein, translating to MPGKISRRIAYDRLAWVERMLSEIRALPLDSREAFLADRRNIWAAESCLRRALEALLDIGRHILARGFGVGVTEYGNCPRVSLCWSAIPIRG from the coding sequence ATGCCGGGGAAGATATCGCGTCGGATCGCATATGACCGCCTAGCCTGGGTCGAGCGGATGCTCTCCGAGATCCGCGCGCTGCCCTTAGATAGCCGAGAGGCATTTTTAGCTGATCGTCGGAATATATGGGCGGCTGAGTCCTGTCTGCGTCGGGCGTTAGAAGCCTTACTGGACATCGGACGCCATATACTAGCCAGGGGATTTGGCGTCGGGGTGACCGAATACGGAAATTGCCCGCGAGTTAGCTTGTGTTGGAGTGCTATACCAATCCGGGGCTGA
- a CDS encoding sugar ABC transporter permease — MKIASEVAVRSVARPRPRWLSSRVLWAYVFISPAIFALLIFALGPILFTFWVSLHEWNLITPVAQMPFLGLENYRYLLIKDMVFRQALRNTVVFTVCGVGINTVLGLLGALLLNTPLRARVLWRTLFFLPIVTAPLALGMMWAALLNKNYGLVNTILGLFRIPPQPFLSSPDQALASVIGIAVYQYVGYYIIVYLAGLQGVPQEYYDAAAVDGANRWQSFWHITLPLLRPVLLFIIVTNTIGALQVFDIVFAATTGGAETSGGGPAGSTMVVVLHMYNTAFKFFRMGRATAMATILFAIIFVITLAQLRLLRERT, encoded by the coding sequence ATGAAGATTGCGTCTGAGGTGGCTGTTCGCAGCGTGGCGCGCCCGAGGCCTCGATGGCTGTCTTCACGGGTGCTCTGGGCGTATGTCTTCATCAGCCCAGCGATCTTCGCGTTGCTGATCTTCGCGCTTGGGCCCATCTTGTTCACCTTTTGGGTGAGCCTACACGAGTGGAACCTGATCACCCCCGTCGCCCAAATGCCCTTTCTAGGGCTGGAAAACTATCGCTATCTGCTCATCAAAGATATGGTCTTCCGACAAGCCCTACGCAACACGGTCGTGTTCACAGTGTGTGGCGTAGGCATCAACACGGTGCTGGGGCTGCTAGGCGCGCTACTGTTGAATACCCCACTGCGCGCTCGCGTCCTTTGGCGCACTCTCTTCTTTCTCCCCATCGTCACAGCGCCTCTAGCCTTGGGTATGATGTGGGCGGCTTTGCTGAACAAGAACTACGGTCTGGTCAACACCATCCTAGGCCTCTTCCGCATCCCACCACAACCTTTCCTCTCCAGCCCAGATCAGGCGCTGGCCAGCGTCATCGGCATCGCTGTGTACCAATACGTGGGGTACTATATCATCGTCTATTTAGCTGGGCTGCAGGGCGTTCCGCAGGAGTATTATGATGCAGCGGCGGTGGATGGCGCCAACCGCTGGCAGAGTTTTTGGCATATCACGCTGCCCCTGCTGCGGCCTGTGCTGTTGTTCATCATCGTCACCAACACCATCGGCGCGCTACAGGTGTTCGACATCGTCTTCGCCGCCACGACGGGAGGCGCCGAGACTAGCGGGGGAGGACCGGCAGGCAGCACGATGGTGGTGGTATTGCACATGTACAACACCGCTTTCAAGTTCTTTCGCATGGGGCGCGCTACGGCCATGGCAACGATCCTGTTCGCTATCATCTTCGTGATCACCCTAGCCCAGTTGCGGCTGCTGCGGGAGCGAACATGA
- a CDS encoding ABC transporter substrate-binding protein — protein MNGHVSWSFRFLLIAAIAAVLAGCAVAPTPQVVEKVIEITPTPQPVKLVVLTHWGEESLLKPMQAKLDEYMKLNPHVTIEYQTVTFDQLLTKITTARAAGISPDVYHFYNLWLPEFVKGGMLAVPPDEIIADIKANYSLGSVEAVTYAGQIWGYPTEINTYQLIYNKKLFKEAGFENPPETLDELREMACRMKKVDEAGKVTQAGFIVIPGWDSGVVHPFVSLLWSNGGEYLSADGTKALFNSPEGLAVLQLYMDMIRDQCIDLGLSMGDFTSGKGAMIIMANWWRATLQSTFADGYENVGVAPIPHGPNAQSVTLQYNWLYGVDNGSKHRDEAWKLVRWLNTPAQKGAASPVGDFLTSALGAIPSRLSDQQALADRLADPFLKAFLDSTAVARPEPVVPGGQEVKTTLQTEIEAAWYGKKPPEQALADAAEEANRILAEKQ, from the coding sequence ATGAACGGGCACGTTTCCTGGAGTTTTCGGTTTCTCTTGATTGCGGCGATCGCAGCCGTGCTCGCAGGCTGCGCTGTTGCCCCCACGCCCCAAGTAGTAGAGAAGGTCATCGAGATCACGCCGACACCTCAACCCGTCAAGTTGGTCGTGTTGACGCACTGGGGCGAGGAATCGCTGCTTAAACCGATGCAGGCCAAGCTTGACGAGTATATGAAGCTAAATCCTCATGTCACCATCGAGTATCAGACCGTCACCTTCGATCAGCTCCTGACCAAGATCACCACTGCCCGCGCGGCGGGGATCAGCCCTGACGTCTATCACTTTTACAACCTCTGGCTGCCCGAGTTCGTGAAGGGTGGTATGCTGGCCGTCCCGCCCGATGAGATCATCGCCGACATCAAGGCTAATTACAGCCTTGGCTCCGTCGAGGCGGTGACCTACGCTGGGCAAATCTGGGGGTATCCGACCGAGATCAACACCTACCAACTGATCTATAACAAGAAACTGTTCAAGGAAGCCGGCTTTGAGAATCCCCCAGAGACGCTGGATGAGCTACGGGAGATGGCGTGCCGAATGAAGAAAGTGGATGAGGCCGGCAAGGTGACGCAGGCCGGCTTCATTGTCATTCCGGGCTGGGATTCGGGCGTAGTGCACCCCTTCGTGTCGCTCCTCTGGTCCAACGGCGGCGAGTACCTGAGTGCCGACGGGACGAAGGCCCTTTTCAACAGCCCTGAAGGTCTGGCTGTCCTCCAGTTGTATATGGACATGATCCGTGACCAGTGCATTGACCTGGGGCTGAGCATGGGCGACTTCACTAGTGGCAAGGGTGCAATGATTATCATGGCGAACTGGTGGCGTGCCACCCTACAGAGCACCTTCGCTGATGGGTATGAGAATGTGGGAGTCGCGCCCATCCCACACGGGCCCAACGCCCAATCGGTAACGCTTCAGTATAACTGGCTCTACGGCGTGGACAACGGCAGTAAGCACCGAGATGAAGCCTGGAAGTTGGTGCGTTGGCTGAACACGCCGGCCCAAAAGGGCGCGGCCTCGCCCGTCGGCGACTTCCTGACCAGCGCGTTGGGCGCCATCCCCAGCCGTCTCTCGGATCAGCAAGCGCTGGCTGATCGTTTGGCCGATCCCTTCCTGAAGGCCTTTTTGGACTCCACGGCGGTCGCCAGGCCGGAGCCGGTGGTGCCCGGCGGCCAGGAGGTGAAGACAACCTTGCAGACCGAGATCGAGGCCGCCTGGTATGGGAAGAAACCACCTGAACAGGCGCTCGCTGACGCAGCCGAGGAGGCCAATCGCATTCTAGCCGAGAAACAATAG
- a CDS encoding nucleotidyltransferase domain-containing protein, whose amino-acid sequence MEALDRLCEQFEVETLYVFGSRAQEAFRFVSEGQAIPPDARDLDIGVLPRRPLSVRQKITLTLALEDILDVPRVDLVVLPEDDSFLAANIIRGERIYARYPHQADEYELYILRRAGDLIPLERERLALLAERRS is encoded by the coding sequence TTGGAAGCCCTAGACCGCCTGTGCGAACAATTCGAGGTGGAAACCCTGTACGTTTTTGGCAGCAGGGCCCAGGAGGCGTTCCGTTTTGTGTCAGAGGGCCAGGCGATCCCACCGGACGCTCGTGACCTGGACATTGGCGTCTTGCCGCGTCGTCCACTGTCGGTACGTCAAAAGATCACCCTAACGCTGGCGTTGGAGGACATTCTCGATGTCCCCCGAGTAGATCTGGTGGTCCTGCCTGAGGACGATTCCTTCCTGGCGGCTAACATCATCCGCGGTGAGCGAATTTATGCTCGGTATCCCCACCAGGCTGATGAATATGAACTATACATCTTGCGCCGTGCTGGAGATTTGATCCCCCTCGAGCGGGAGCGTTTGGCACTATTGGCGGAGAGACGGTCATGA
- a CDS encoding carbohydrate ABC transporter permease, giving the protein MITLPKRWALSAAVAAIVKYSILAFAGAWMLLPFFWMFSASLMTPQEITRRPPPLLPASPQWYNYVDVAQVVPLGRAYLNSLLVTTATVAGILFTSSLCGFAFAKYEFPGRQALFLLVLATMMIPFFVTLIPVFYIVKQLGWLNNYAGLIFPGIVSAYGIFLMRQFILDIPDELIDAARIDGASEFRIYWQIILPLAGPALATLGSFNFVGVWNAFLWPLLVVQSRDLFTVPLALNSLRVYGAGAESFNLQMAGTALSVIPALVAFISLQRYFVRGIALTGLKG; this is encoded by the coding sequence ATGATAACGCTTCCGAAGAGATGGGCCCTTTCAGCCGCCGTAGCAGCAATCGTAAAGTACTCGATCCTGGCCTTTGCCGGTGCCTGGATGCTCCTGCCCTTTTTCTGGATGTTCTCCGCCTCGCTGATGACCCCGCAGGAGATCACCCGGCGGCCACCTCCGCTCTTGCCGGCCAGCCCACAATGGTACAACTACGTGGATGTGGCACAGGTGGTGCCGTTGGGGCGCGCTTACCTTAACAGCCTGTTAGTGACTACGGCCACGGTAGCGGGTATCCTCTTCACCAGCTCCCTATGCGGCTTCGCCTTCGCCAAATACGAGTTCCCCGGGCGCCAAGCCCTGTTCCTGCTGGTGCTGGCCACTATGATGATCCCCTTCTTCGTCACGTTGATCCCGGTGTTCTACATTGTTAAGCAGTTAGGCTGGCTGAACAACTACGCCGGGCTCATCTTCCCCGGCATTGTGAGTGCCTATGGCATTTTCCTGATGCGCCAGTTCATCCTGGACATCCCGGACGAGCTGATAGATGCTGCCCGCATTGACGGCGCCTCCGAGTTCCGCATTTATTGGCAGATCATTCTGCCGCTGGCCGGCCCGGCGCTAGCCACTTTGGGGTCGTTCAACTTTGTCGGGGTCTGGAACGCCTTCCTCTGGCCGCTGCTGGTGGTGCAGTCCCGTGATCTCTTCACGGTGCCCCTGGCGCTAAATAGCCTGCGGGTCTACGGCGCTGGCGCAGAGTCGTTCAACCTGCAGATGGCCGGCACGGCGTTAAGCGTGATCCCGGCGCTGGTGGCTTTCATCTCGTTACAGCGCTACTTCGTGCGCGGGATCGCGCTTACCGGATTGAAAGGATGA